A genomic segment from Maniola jurtina chromosome 9, ilManJurt1.1, whole genome shotgun sequence encodes:
- the LOC123868271 gene encoding zinc finger CCCH domain-containing protein 3, producing the protein MEQSVHKRVYINPNFKRTETDPWPTEPIKTTHFNRHYLEELPNRVTNTKINQSISNNRKIYVNPNFISCNNAALSKPPSAGYVDNTNENVNNVSYRQILHKSNYSLVQNFQQTVVNKEQPIIKAQTIPESIQNTKKLTQEVPLTRSRYCIIRRKKRLSVNAEFKSINNLATELVTANKYPVPIACTNQLTSTNLHLVKNCTKSKLNHNTPEQITKIKITKYKMIPASYLKNNTATDTNKNKFVASSFKSYLKSNTKLSSSLVSCNRNRFKFIKTSTPVKTNTAVSTIKAASRITQLKGKAVLCSGNKAKLSRVARAKFNLNNIPCRLFTKYGKCLRQVQGNCKYLHDKKHVSLCHKFLKGICHDKNCTLSHKLTDKKMPTCYFYLKGMCTKESCPYLHVKLSDKTKICQEFIKGYCESGDKCLFRHVNIDKLKKTKKVSSNNFQRSSQRKVMKTKVIKMEQKYTDINGATVENSEVTMGKDGECRYYKELVNSDDSYETIKPTRCKLGTLPSFIQL; encoded by the coding sequence ATGGAACAAAGTGTTCATAAAAGAGTGTACATAAATCCAAATTTCAAGAGAACAGAAACAGATCCCTGGCCCACTGAACCAATTAAAACAACACACTTTAACAGACATTATCTCGAAGAATTGCCAAACAGAGTAACAAATACAAAAATCAATCAGAGTATATCaaacaacagaaaaatataTGTTAATCCCAACTTTATAAGTTGCAATAATGCTGCTCTAAGCAAACCACCAAGTGCAGGATATGTTGATAATACAaatgaaaatgtaaataatgtatCATATAGACAAATACTACACAAATCTAACTATTCTTTAGTACAAAATTTTCAACAGACTGTTGTGAATAAAGAACAACCAATTATCAAAGCTCAGACGATTCCTGAATCAATTCAAAATACTAAGAAACTAACACAGGAAGTACCCTTGACAAGATCTCGATATTGTATTATTCGAAGAAAAAAGAGATTATCTGTAAATGCAGAGTTCAAAAGTATAAACAATTTAGCAACCGAATTGGTAACTGCAAATAAATATCCTGTACCGATTGCTTGTacaaatcaattgacatctACAAACTTACATTTAGTTAAAAATTGTACAAAGAGCAAACTAAACCATAATACACCTGAACAAATtacgaaaattaaaattacaaagtATAAAATGATACCTGCAAGTtatctaaaaaataatacagctacagatactaataaaaataaatttgttgcATCTTCATTCAAATcttatttaaaaagtaatacaAAATTGAGTTCTTCATTAGTTTCTTGCAATAGAAATAGATTCAAGTTTATTAAAACTAGTACTCCTGTGAAAACTAATACAGCTGTATCCACAATTAAGGCAGCTTCAAGAATTACACAACTCAAAGGAAAAGCTGTGTTGTGTAGTGGAAATAAGGCAAAATTGTCAAGAGTTGCACGAGCCAAGTTCAATTTGAACAATATTCCGTGCAGATTGTTCACAAAATATGGAAAGTGCTTGAGACAAGTACAAGGCAACTGTAAATATTTGCATGATAAGAAGCATGTGTCATTGTGCCACAAGTTTTTGAAAGGTATCTGCCATGACAAAAACTGTACCCTTTCTCACAAGCTAACAGATAAAAAAATGCCTACATGTTATTTCTATCTAAAGGGAATGTGTACAAAAGAAAGTTGCCCATACTTACATGTAAAACTAAGTGATAAAACCAAGATTTGTCAAGAATTTATAAAAGGATATTGTGAAAGTGGTGATAAGTGTCTATTCAGGCATGTAAATATTGATAAACTAAAAAAGACCAAAAAAGTGTCTTCAAACAACTTCCAAAGAAGCTCACAAAGAAAAGTAATGAAaactaaagtaataaaaatggaACAGAAATATACTGATATAAATGGTGCTACAGTGGAGAATTCAGAAGTTACAATGGGAAAAGATGGAGAGTGTAGGTATTACAAAGAATTAGTTAATAGTGATGATAGTTATGAGACTATAAAACCTACAAGGTGCAAGTTGGGTACTTTGCCATCTTTTATACAGTTGTAA
- the LOC123868278 gene encoding dehydrogenase/reductase SDR family member 4: MVLFGKLISVGTVPKIYAQITNAKSFHSSRLKGKVAIITASTDGIGYAIAKRLGDEGASVIISSRKEENVKKATESLRKEGIEAEGLVCHVADAEHRKRLFNFAKSKYGGIDILVSNAAVNPAVSPVLETDEKVWDKIFEVNVKCSWLLAKEVYPELIKRGGGNIVFISSIAGYQPMEPLGPYSISKTTLLGLTKAIAYEVTHENIRVNCVAPGIVATKFASAITTSDMAAEKSLSIVPMKRFGKPSEIASAVAFLVSDDASYITGETLVVAGGTYAHL; this comes from the exons ATGGTTCTCTTTGGCAAATTAATTTCTGTAGGCACTGTGCCCAAAATATACGCACAAATCACTAATGCGAAAAGTTTTCATAGTAGTAGACTGAAAGGCAAAGTAGCTATAATAACTGCGTCGACTGATGG CATCGGATACGCCATAGCAAAGAGACTAGGAGATGAGGGAGCATCTGTAATCATAAGTAGCAGAAAAGaagaaaatgttaaaaaagCAACCGAAAGTTTACGTAAAGAAGGAATTGAGGCCGAAGGTCTCGTATGTCACGTAGCTGATGCTGAACATAGGAAAAGGCTATTCAACTTT GCGAAAAGTAAATACGGAGGAATTGATATCCTGGTTTCCAATGCCGCAGTAAACCCTGCAGTTTCGCCTGTTTTGGAG ACTGATGAAAAGGTGTGGGACAAAATATTTGAGGTGAATGTCAAGTGTTCGTGGTTGTTAGCAAAAGAAGTTTATCCAGAATTGATCAAGCGTGGCGGTggaaatattgtatttatttcttCTATAGCGGGTTATCAACCTATGGAA CCTTTGGGACCGTACAGTATCAGTAAAACAACCCTCCTCGGCCTGACTAAAGCGATTGCTTACGAAGTTACCCACGAGAATATTAGAGTTAATTGTGTTGCGCCAGGAATCGTTGCTACGAAGTTCGCCTCGGCA ATTACAACCTCGGACATGGCAGCAGAAAAATCCTTGTCAATAGTACCAATGAAGAGATTTGGTAAACCTTCGGAAATCGCAAGTGCAGTAGCTTTTTTGGTCTCAGACGATGCCAGCTACATAACTGGCGAAACGCTTGTTGTCGCAGGGGGCACTTATGCTcatctttaa
- the LOC123868269 gene encoding protein ecdysoneless homolog isoform X1, with product MTSAGRNPKYEDTLQCFFFSTTELSENEWKNLCDSINRIIASMSKDYIWHRDEFRVNLPILTDQSNEIPCYLLSTTCFGDNIEDEWFIVYLILEITKIYNHMIIQIEDNDGDFLLIEAADYLPDWANPETTENRVFIFNQHLHIIPNTVVPTDSPLKLIEAIRLVSQNPELTQSSPEIELAIMKRIGEYPQKIKESSHTAILKLPVEIAAILTLKPSLLAPIVSTYCNLDVLDAKHCKGIKLEDCISTQIKFTKYLYAMLMQSELPKYIRHNNAVKEKKAQLGLKVMCGYRIITSRLSEDIYHTPEYKKFLNSLTKNGYFKDNLEGSLEYSQLLEKAMAYFLDMECSISLNACNVINEIKSSDEFNKTIALLKQKSDTEMLEEDDDAWLNVSPDELNEFLNTHYGKNVKLKNKDPLTPHILTSELTDFLKETSNFDGIEHNRKENTKDSIDFNSDDFVNCIEKLLNMVSNQSITDSDYSSDDDDDGEDCVENNMDLSCEAQDVELASKLKSIQNDDVEFNIFKNLSQSMKDEGMLGPASTILRQIGVKKCDILDSDDDD from the exons ATGACTTCCGCTGGCAGGAATCCTAAGTACGAAGATACTTTGCaatgttttttcttttcaacTACAGAACTTTCTGAAAATGAATGGAAAAATCTCTGCGATTCAATAAATAGAATAATAGCATCAATGTCTAAGGATTACATATGGCATAGAGATGAATTTAGAGTTAATCTGCCGATTTTAACAGATCAATCTAATG AGATTCCATGTTACCTTCTGAGTACTACATGTTTTGGCGATAACATTGAGGATGAATGGTTCATAGTTTATCTAATATTAGagataacaaaaatatacaaccATATGATTATTCAAATTGAAGATAATGATGGAGATTTCCTTCTTATTGAAGCTGCAGATTATTTGCCAGACTGGGCTAATCCTGAAACCACTGAAAACAGG gtatttattttcaatcaacACTTGCACATTATACCTAATACAGTAGTACCTACGGATTCACCCTTGAAATTAATTGAAGCAATAAGGCTTGTTTCACAAAATCCTGAGCTAACTCAATCATCTCCCGAAATTGAACTGGCTATTATGAAAAGAATTGGAGAATATCCTCAAAAAATAAAGGAAAGTAGTCACACAGCAATTCTAAAATTACCTGTGGAAATAGCTGCAATATTAACCCTGAAGCCATCCCTACTAGCTCCCATAGTGAGTACATATTGCAACTTAGATGTACTTGATGCCAAACATTGTAAAGGTATCAAACTTGAGGACTGTATAAGTACACAAATAAAATTTACCAAATACTTGTATGCTATGCTTATGCAATCTGAACTTCCTAAATATATTAGGCACAACAATGCAGTGAAAGAGAAAAAAGCTCAGCTTGGACTAAAAGTTATGTGTGGCTATAGAATAATAACGAGTAGACTATCTGAAGATATATATCATACACCAGAATACAAAAAGTTTCTCAATAGTCTAACCAAGAATGGTTACTTCAAGGATAATTTGGAGGGTTCTCTTGAGTATTCACAGTTGTTAGAGAAGGCAATGGCCTACTTTTTAGATATGGAATGCTCAATAAGTTTAAATGCTTGCAATGTCATCAATGAAATAAAGTCTTCTGatgaatttaataaaactataGCATTATTGAAACAAAAAAGTGATACAGAAATGTTAGAAGAGGATGACGATGCCTGGTTAAATGTTAGTCCAGATGAACTAAATGAGTTTTTGAATACCCATTATGGTAAAAATGTCAAGCTGAAGAACAAAGATCCTTTAACGCCACATATATTGACGTCAGAATTAACAGATTTTCTAAAAGAAACTTCCAATTTCGATGGCATAGAACATAATAGAAAAGAAAACACTAAAGACTCTATTGATTTTAACTCTGATGACTTTGTTAATTGCATAGAGAAATTGTTGAACATGGTTTCAAATCAAAGTATCACTGACAGCGATTACAGtagcgatgatgatgatgatggtgaagaTTGTGTTGAAAATAATATGGATTTAAGTTGCGAAGCTCAAGACGTAGAACTTGCTTCAAAGTTGAAATCAATACAAAATGATGATGTTGAatttaacattttcaaaaatttatcaCAAAGTATGAAAGACGAGGGCATGTTAGGCCCTGCTAGTACTATTTTAAGACAAATTGGAGTaaaaaaatgtgatatactAGATTCAGATGATGATGACTAA
- the LOC123868272 gene encoding tether containing UBX domain for GLUT4, translating to MSRDITVLVPNGRRMKVHCTADTSILQLLEDVCAKHGYQATDYDLKHHNHILDLTTTVRFCNLPNKAVLEMVEAERKRIESNVTIGLMLNDGERIMGDFAPNTLLYDLITSLAPNELPSLENPTISYMRQEVVGIPALKEKTLRHLGLIAGRAILRLLDKSADPTQANVSSVYRRVTSEKAENISSPPDHVSSNKETPCTPGPSGMKDKDTHKPFDPLKLIQKEKEQKHQGIDSEQRDHTTDPATCDEESIETDDEKTKKRLIHCDLPTTMPHEPQKQLLTQENLERRLRIEEEVTFVGSQKAIAFVQPDVAEDELSDLPDDFYELSLEEVRKMYHELQKRRMELENTPMLTSAKREELEQQASVQKLNTYKNVVVRIQFPDNMILQGVFTPDNTIEDVQKFVKEHLHSQDKPFHIFTTPLKESLDPKMTLLEAKFVPCVHMHFKWLEESAHATYLKDEIYAKKTSSDAASILASKYRAPNRRKLEDVQDNSQKTNPTSSTSKQSKVPKWFKK from the exons ATGTCTAGAGATATTACTGTTCTCGTACCTAATGGAAGAAGAATGAAAGTTCATTGTACTGCCGATACGAGCATATTACAG CTTCTAGAAGATGTATGTGCTAAACATGGTTACCAAGCGACTGATTATGATTTAAAACATCATAACCACATATTGGACTTGACAACAACTGTGAGATTTTGCAACTTACCTAACAAAGCGGTCCTTGAAATGGTTGAAGCTGAGAGGAAAAGAATTGAATCAAATGTTACTATTGGATTGATGTTGAATGATG GTGAACGAATAATGGGTGATTTTGCACCAAATACATTGCTTTATGATCTTATCACAAGTTTGGCTCCAAATGAGTTGCCATCTCTGGAAAATCCAACAATTTCATATATGAGGCAAGAAGTAGTAGGAATACCTGCTTTGAAGGAAAAGACTCTGAGACATTTAGGGTTAATAGCGGGAAGAGCCATTCTACGGCTGTTAGATAAATCTGCTGATCCTAC CCAAGCAAATGTATCATCTGTATATCGTCGGGTAACATCTGAGAAAGCTGAAAACATATCATCCCCACCAGATCATGTATCGTCCAATAAAGAAACCCCATGTACTCCAGGTCCTTCAGGCATGAAAGATAAAGATACACATAAACCCTTTGATCCACTAAAACTGATACAAAAGGAAAAGGAGCAAAAACATCAGGGAATAGATTCTGAGCAAAGAGACCACACAACAGATCCTGCTACATGTGATGAAG AAAGTATTGAAACTGATGATGAGAAAACTAAGAAAAGATTAATACATTGTGATTTACCTACAACAATGCCTCATGAACCTCAGAAACAGTTACTGACCCAAGAGAACCTTGAAAGACGCCTTAGGATTGAAGAGGAAGTTACTTTT GTGGGATCCCAAAAAGCAATCGCATTTGTACAGCCCGATGTGGCTGAAGATGAACTGTCCGACCTCCCTGATGACTTTTATGAGCTATCTCTGGAGGAAGTGAGGAAGATGTATCACGAGCTACAGAAGCGGCGCATGGAGCTAGAGAACACACCGATGCTCACTTCTGCTAAGAGAGAGGAACTTGAGCAACAG GCTTCAGTGCAGAAGTTAAACACCTATAAAAATGTAGTTGTTCGGATACAGTTTCCTGACAATATGATACTTCAAGGAGTGTTCACTCCAGACAACACAATAGAAGATGTACAGAAGTTTGTAAAAGAACATCTGCATAGCCAAGATAAACCTTTTCATATAT TTACAACTCCTCTGAAAGAAAGCTTGGACCCTAAAATGACATTACTGGAAGCAAAGTTTGTGCCCTGTGTTCACATGCACTTCAAATGGCTGGAGGAGAGCGCACATGCTACATACCTCAAAGATGAAATTTACGCAAAGAAAACCTCAAGTGACGCAGCCAGCATTCTAGCCTCTAAGTACCG TGCACCAAATAGGAGAAAACTGGAGGATGTGCAAGACAACTCCCAGAAAACAAACCCTACTTCATCAACGTCCAAGCAAAGCAAAGTTCCTAAGTGgttcaagaaataa
- the LOC123868269 gene encoding protein ecdysoneless homolog isoform X2: MIIQIEDNDGDFLLIEAADYLPDWANPETTENRVFIFNQHLHIIPNTVVPTDSPLKLIEAIRLVSQNPELTQSSPEIELAIMKRIGEYPQKIKESSHTAILKLPVEIAAILTLKPSLLAPIVSTYCNLDVLDAKHCKGIKLEDCISTQIKFTKYLYAMLMQSELPKYIRHNNAVKEKKAQLGLKVMCGYRIITSRLSEDIYHTPEYKKFLNSLTKNGYFKDNLEGSLEYSQLLEKAMAYFLDMECSISLNACNVINEIKSSDEFNKTIALLKQKSDTEMLEEDDDAWLNVSPDELNEFLNTHYGKNVKLKNKDPLTPHILTSELTDFLKETSNFDGIEHNRKENTKDSIDFNSDDFVNCIEKLLNMVSNQSITDSDYSSDDDDDGEDCVENNMDLSCEAQDVELASKLKSIQNDDVEFNIFKNLSQSMKDEGMLGPASTILRQIGVKKCDILDSDDDD, translated from the exons ATGATTATTCAAATTGAAGATAATGATGGAGATTTCCTTCTTATTGAAGCTGCAGATTATTTGCCAGACTGGGCTAATCCTGAAACCACTGAAAACAGG gtatttattttcaatcaacACTTGCACATTATACCTAATACAGTAGTACCTACGGATTCACCCTTGAAATTAATTGAAGCAATAAGGCTTGTTTCACAAAATCCTGAGCTAACTCAATCATCTCCCGAAATTGAACTGGCTATTATGAAAAGAATTGGAGAATATCCTCAAAAAATAAAGGAAAGTAGTCACACAGCAATTCTAAAATTACCTGTGGAAATAGCTGCAATATTAACCCTGAAGCCATCCCTACTAGCTCCCATAGTGAGTACATATTGCAACTTAGATGTACTTGATGCCAAACATTGTAAAGGTATCAAACTTGAGGACTGTATAAGTACACAAATAAAATTTACCAAATACTTGTATGCTATGCTTATGCAATCTGAACTTCCTAAATATATTAGGCACAACAATGCAGTGAAAGAGAAAAAAGCTCAGCTTGGACTAAAAGTTATGTGTGGCTATAGAATAATAACGAGTAGACTATCTGAAGATATATATCATACACCAGAATACAAAAAGTTTCTCAATAGTCTAACCAAGAATGGTTACTTCAAGGATAATTTGGAGGGTTCTCTTGAGTATTCACAGTTGTTAGAGAAGGCAATGGCCTACTTTTTAGATATGGAATGCTCAATAAGTTTAAATGCTTGCAATGTCATCAATGAAATAAAGTCTTCTGatgaatttaataaaactataGCATTATTGAAACAAAAAAGTGATACAGAAATGTTAGAAGAGGATGACGATGCCTGGTTAAATGTTAGTCCAGATGAACTAAATGAGTTTTTGAATACCCATTATGGTAAAAATGTCAAGCTGAAGAACAAAGATCCTTTAACGCCACATATATTGACGTCAGAATTAACAGATTTTCTAAAAGAAACTTCCAATTTCGATGGCATAGAACATAATAGAAAAGAAAACACTAAAGACTCTATTGATTTTAACTCTGATGACTTTGTTAATTGCATAGAGAAATTGTTGAACATGGTTTCAAATCAAAGTATCACTGACAGCGATTACAGtagcgatgatgatgatgatggtgaagaTTGTGTTGAAAATAATATGGATTTAAGTTGCGAAGCTCAAGACGTAGAACTTGCTTCAAAGTTGAAATCAATACAAAATGATGATGTTGAatttaacattttcaaaaatttatcaCAAAGTATGAAAGACGAGGGCATGTTAGGCCCTGCTAGTACTATTTTAAGACAAATTGGAGTaaaaaaatgtgatatactAGATTCAGATGATGATGACTAA
- the LOC123868279 gene encoding U6 snRNA phosphodiesterase, whose amino-acid sequence MSGLTYICQYGNEESDSEDSQEKDYSKPKLPRPNLSGVSVVSFEEHVDDSDFHGGRVRSFPHVRGNWATFVYIEYPDKENLFKLIDKFAALLATIDDSCCKLEDIHISLSKTFVLKYHMINTFTTSLQEALNNIESFELGFDSVEVYCNEDKTRTFVALKVDFFAHRYLIDITKKVDNILEDFRLPQFYHEPSFHMSILSINGDKQQDVIKILSQMNQHFAYQEERLDTIIINKVNCKSGNKYYQYCLK is encoded by the exons ATGTCTGGGCTGACCTATATTTGTCAGTACGGTAACGAAGAATCCGATTCCGAGGATAGTCAGGAAAAggattattcaaa GCCAAAACTACCTAGACCCAATTTAAGTGGAGTATCTGTTGTATCATTTGAAGAACATGTTGATGACTCTGACTTTCATGGGGGAAGAGTTCGGAGCTTTCCGCATGTGAGAGGAAACTGGGCTACGTTTGTGTATATTGAGT ACCCAGATAAAGAAAACTTGTTTAAATTAATAGATAAATTTGCAGCATTACTTGCGACCATTGATGATTCTTGTTGCAAATTGGAAGACATCCACATCAGTCTTTCAAAAACTTTTGTGTTGAAGTATCATATGATCAATACATTTACAACTTCATTACAAGAAGCCCTAAATAATATTGAAAG ttttgagcttggatttgattctgTAGAAGTTTATTGTAATGAGGATAAAACTCGCACATTTGTAGCTCTGAAGGTGGATTTTTTTGCTCACAGATACTTAATTGATATTACCAAGAAGGTTGATAATATTCTGGAAGATTTTAGATTGCCACAGTTTTATCAT gAACCTTCTTTTCATATGAGCATCTTGAGCATCAATGGAGACAAACAACAAGATGTTATAAAGATTTTGAGTCAAATGAATCAACATTTTGCTTATCAAGAAGAAAGACTAGATACCATTATCATTAACAAAGTAAATTGTAAAAGtggaaataaatattatcaGTATTGTTTAAAGTAA
- the LOC123868270 gene encoding LOW QUALITY PROTEIN: xylosyltransferase oxt (The sequence of the model RefSeq protein was modified relative to this genomic sequence to represent the inferred CDS: deleted 1 base in 1 codon): protein MASVRRILYKYAKCLAFVAITTFFAQIIISLSFFPSVHDNLLKRSSYSSISKTEMGDVSARKIGPGVSDDEDYSPKGSHQQNKVLPQLRLEELDFTPVCEIKSREAISAIHRAKTQICKQQIVNKTCLIQSGNFYPKYLPNYCVSETKTYGRHLGCYLDEKKLRLLSSYYGNYANINSPSFCLDICVQAGFPFAGVQYSSECFCGEQPPPTTAKTSDGLCDMNCPGDPSQKCGGYFTMNVYETGLDKFVLQVPKNPNSDEVSVKIVFLLTLNGRALRQVHRLINSLYRTSHYFYIHVDQRQDYLHRKLSLLEKQFTNVKLATKRYSTIWGGASLLTMLLDSMKDLIRLGWKWDYVINLSESDFPIKSLEELEKFLSANKGFNFVKSHGREVQRFIKKQGLDKTFIECETHMWRVGERKLPQGIVIDGGSDWIALSPDFVTYVIENRDELLVGLDVIFKHTLLPAESFFHTVLRNSRFCNTYVDNNLHVTNWKRKLGCKCQYKHVVDWCGCSPNDFRTEDWPRIQIRKIGNCSLQENLSLLSIKKSSLEWNSS, encoded by the exons ATGGCAAGTGTTCGAAGGATTTTGTATAAATATGCGAAGTGTTTAGCATTTGTTGCAATAACTACTTTCTTTGCTCAAATTATCATTTCTTTAAGTTTTTTCCCCTCGGTTCACGATAATTTGCTGAAGAGAAGTAGTTACAGTTCAATATCGAAAACCGAAATGGGTGATGTTTCGGCTAGAAAAATTGGACCCGGTGTCAGCGATGATGAAGATTACTCTCCGAAAGGCTCACATCAACAAAACAAAGTCTTACCCCAATTAAGATTGGAAGAGCTAGATTTTACACCTGTTTGTGAAATTAAAAGCCGAGAAGCAATTTCCGCTATTCATCGCGCCAAGACTCAAATATGTAAACAGCAAATTGTTAACAAGACTTGTCTGATACAGAGTGGTAATTTTTACCCTAAATATTTGCCGAATTATTGTGTTTCTGAAACGAAGACTTATGGAAGACATTTAGGGTGTTACTTGGATGAGAAAAAGTTAAGATTGCTTTCTAGTTATTATGGAAATTATGCCAATATTAATTCCCCATCTTTCTGTTTGGATATTTGTGTACAAGCTGGATTTCCATTCGCTGGAGTGCAATATTC GTCAGAATGTTTTTGTGGTGAGCAGCCACCTCCAACTACAGCGAAAACTTCTGACGGTTTGTGTGACATGAACTGTCCAGGTGATCCATCACAAAAATGCGGAGGGTATTTCACTATGAATGTTTATGAAACAGGTTTGGACA AGTTTGTGTTGCAAGTACCTAAAAACCCTAACAGTGATGAGGTGTCAGTTAAAATTGTGTTTCTATTAACATTAAATGGAAGGGCACTGCGACAagttcatagattaataaactCGTTATATAGAACAAGCcactatttttatattcatgttgatcaa AGACAAGATTATCTACACCGCAAGTTATCTCTATTGGAAAAgcaatttactaatgtaaagtTAGCCACAAAAAGATACTCAACTATATGGGGTGGAGCATCGCTCCTCACAATGTTATTGGACTCCATGAAAGATTTAATAAGATTAGGTTGGAAATGGGATTATGTTATCAATTTAAGTGAAAGTGATTTTCCCATTAAATCATTAGAAGAACTTGAAAAATTTCTATCTGCCAATAAaggttttaattttgtcaagtCCCATGGACGAGAAGTTCAACGTTTTATAAAGAAACAGGGCCTTGATAAAACTTTTATAGAATGTGAGACACACATGTGGAGGGTGGGAGAAAGGAAACTACCTCAGGGTATAGTTATAGATGGAGGAAGTGATTGGATAGCTTTATCACCCGATTTCGTTACCTATGTTATTGAGAATCGTGATGAATTACTAGTTGGCCTAGATGTTATATTTAAACACACACTTTTACCAGCTGAATCTTTTTTTCACACAGTATTACGTAATTCACGATTTTGCAATACATATGTAGATAATAACTTACATGTCACAAACTGGAAGAGAAAATTAGGTTGTAAGTGTCAATACAAACATGTGGTGGACTGGTGTGGATGTTCCCCCAATGACTTTAGAACTGAAGACTGGCCCAGAATACAA ATACGCAAAATAGGCAATTGTTCTTTGCAAGAAAATTTGAGCCTGTTATCAATCAAGAAATCATCACTAGAGTGGAACAGTTCATAG